A genomic region of Capra hircus breed San Clemente chromosome 19, ASM170441v1, whole genome shotgun sequence contains the following coding sequences:
- the CCDC47 gene encoding coiled-coil domain-containing protein 47 — MKGFHAFCVVLLIFGSVSEAKFDDFEDEEDIVEYDDNDFAEFEDVVEDSATESPQRVITTEDDEDETTVELEGQDESQEGDFEDADTQEGDTESEPYDDEEFEGYEDKPDTSSSKSKDPITIVDVPAHLQNSWESYYLEILMVTGLLAYIMNYIIGKNKNSRLAQAWFNTHRELLESNFTLVGDDGTNKEATSTGKLNQENEHIYNLWCSGRVCCEGMLIQLRFLKRQDLLNVLARMMRPVSDQVQIKVTMNDEDMDTYVFAVGTRKALVRLQKEMQDLSEFCSDKPKSGAKYGLPDSLAILSEMGEVTDGMMDTKMLHFLTHYADKIESIHFSDQFSGPKILQEEGQPLKLPDTKRTLLFTFNVPGSGNTYPKDMEALLPLMNMVIYSIDKAKKFRLNREGKQKADKNRARVEENFLKLTHVQRQEAAQSRREEKKRAEKERIMNEEDPEKQRRLEEAALRREQKKLEKKQMKMKQIKVKAM, encoded by the exons ATGAAAGGCTTCCATGCTTTCTGTGTCGTCCTTTTGATATTTGGGAGTGTCTCTGAAGCCAAGTTTGATGATTTTGAGGATGAGGAAGACATCGTAGAGTATGATGATAATGACTTTGCTGAATTTGAGGATGTTGTGGAAGATTCCGCCACTGAATCTCCTCAACGGGTGATCACCACTGAAGATGATGAAGATGAGACCACTGTGGAGTTGGAAGGGCAGGATGAAAGCCAAGAAGGAGACTTTGAAGATGCAGATACCCAG GAGGGAGATACCGAGAGTGAACCATATGATGATGAAGAATTTGAAGGTTATGAAGACAAACCAGATACTTCTTCTAGCAAAAGTAAAGACCCAATAACAATTGTTGAT gttcctgcacacCTCCAGAACAGTTGGGAGAGTTATTATCTAGAGATTTTGATGGTGACTGGTCTGCTTGCCTACATCATGAATTATATCATCGGGAAGAATAAAAACAGTCGCCTTGCTCAGGCCTGGTTTAACACTCACAGGGAGCTTTTGGAGAGCAACTTTACCTTAGTAG GGGATGATGGAACCAACAAGGAAGCCACCAGCACAGGAAAGCTGAACCAGGAGAATGAGCACATTTACAACCTGTGGTGTTCTGGCCGGGTGTGCTGTGAGGGGATGCTTATCCAGCTGAGG ttcctcaagaggcaggactTACTGAATGTCCTGGCCCGGATGATGAGGCCAGTGAGTGATCAAGTG caaataaaaGTAACTATGAATGATGAAGACATGGATACCTACGTGTTTGCTGTTGGTACTCGGAAAGCCTTGGTGCGACTACAGAAAGAGATGCAAGATCTG AGTGAGTTTTGTAGTGACAAACCCAAGTCAGGAGCGAAGTATGGACTGCCTGACTCCTTGGCCATCCTGTCAGAGATGGGAGAAGTCACAGATGGAATGATGGACACAAAG atgcttcACTTTCTTACACACTATGCTGACAAGATTGAATCCATTCATTTTTCAGACCAGTTCTCTGGTCCAAAAATTCTGCAAGA GGAGGGTCAGCCTTTAAAGCTGCCTGATACTAAGAGGACACTATTGTTTACATTTAATG tgcCTGGCTCAGGTAACACTTACCCAAAGGATATGGAGGCTTTACTACCCCTGATGAACATGGTGATTTATTCCATTGATAAAGCCAAAAAGTTCCGACTCAACAGAGAA GGCAAACAAAAAGCAGACAAGAACCGAGCTCGAGTGGAGGAGAACTTCTTGAAGCTGACACACGTGCAGAGGCAGGAAGCAGCCCAGTCCCGGCgggaggagaagaaaagagcCGAGAAGGAGCGAATCATGAATGAGGAGGATCCCGAGAAGCAGCGCAGGCTGGAG GAAGCTGCTTTGAGGCGTGAGCAAAAGAAATTGGAGAAGAAGCAAATGAAGATGAAACAAATCAAAGTGAAAGCCATGTAA